A stretch of Lathyrus oleraceus cultivar Zhongwan6 chromosome 6, CAAS_Psat_ZW6_1.0, whole genome shotgun sequence DNA encodes these proteins:
- the LOC127098204 gene encoding 60S ribosomal protein L12-3 yields the protein MPPKLDPSQVVEVYVRVTGGEVGAASSLAPKIGPLGLSPKKIGEDIAKETAKDWKGLRVTVKLTVQNRQAKVAVVPSAAALVIKALKEPERDRKKTKNIKHNGNISLDDVIEIAKVMKPRSMAKELGGTVKEILGTCVSVGCTVDGKDPKDLQQEINDGDVEIPLE from the coding sequence ATGCCTCCTAAACTTGATCCATCACAGGTCGTTGAAGTCTATGTCCGCGTCACCGGAGGAGAAGTCGGCGCCGCCAGTTCACTGGCACCGAAGATCGGACCTCTCGGTCTCTCCCCAAAGAAGATCGGGGAAGACATCGCCAAAGAAACCGCGAAGGACTGGAAGGGACTCCGCGTGACGGTGAAACTGACTGTCCAGAATCGGCAAGCGAAGGTGGCGGTGGTTCCGTCTGCAGCGGCGCTTGTTATCAAGGCGTTGAAGGAGCCGGAGAGAGATAGGAAGAAAACTAAGAATATTAAGCATAATGGAAATATCTCGCTTGATGATGTTATTGAGATTGCGAAGGTGATGAAGCCGAGATCTATGGCGAAGGAACTTGGCGGCACTGTGAAGGAGATTCTTGGAACTTGTGTTTCGGTTGGGTGTACTGTTGATGGAAAGGATCCGAAGGATTTGCAACAAGAGATTAACGACGGTGATGTTGAGATTCCTTTAGAATGA